One Drosophila willistoni isolate 14030-0811.24 chromosome 2R unlocalized genomic scaffold, UCI_dwil_1.1 Seg167, whole genome shotgun sequence DNA segment encodes these proteins:
- the LOC6644103 gene encoding trypsin — MNRLLFGVVALIACTMCNASPDLEFPFGRIVNGKNATIEDHPYQVSIQTIRGSHFCGGSLIDSQTVVTAAHCMQSYKSSEMQIRLGSTYRNEGGEVVSVGSFKYHENYNSSEMTNDVAVIRLSSPVRQTAKIRAIELADETPASGTPAVVSGWGTTCFLLCSSPNYLLDVEVSLLQHPDCGSDTYNYGDSIKPTMVCARGESADACQGDSGGPLVADSKLVGVVSWGSGCAWTNYPGVYAEVASLKSWILNTAEELKSQ; from the coding sequence atgaaTCGTTTATTATTCGGTGTGGTCGCCTTGATCGCTTGCACTATGTGCAATGCCTCACCTGATTTGGAATTCCCATTCGGTCGCATTGTGAATGGAAAGAACGCCACCATTGAGGATCATCCGTATCAGGTGTCCATTCAAACCATTAGAGGTTCACATTTCTGTGGCGGCAGTTTGATCGATTCACAAACTGTTGTCACCGCTGCCCATTGTATGCAGTCATACAAGTCTTCCGAGATGCAAATCCGCCTTGGTTCGACTTACCGCAACGAGGGTGGCGAGGTGGTCAGTGTAGGATCCTTCAAATACCATGAGAACTACAACAGCTCCGAAATGACCAATGACGTGGCAGTGATCAGATTGTCGTCACCAGTTCGTCAGACAGCTAAAATCCGTGCTATCGAACTGGCCGATGAGACACCTGCATCAGGCACTCCCGCTGTGGTCTCCGGTTGGGGTACTACGTGCTTCTTGCTGTGCTCCTCGCCCAACTACCTCTTGGATGTAGAGGTTTCTCTTCTTCAGCATCCGGATTGTGGTTCAGATACTTATAATTATGGTGATTCCATTAAGCCCACCATGGTGTGTGCTCGTGGTGAAAGCGCAGATGCCTGCCAAGGAGATTCTGGCGGTCCATTGGTTGCCGATAGCAAGTTGGTTGGTGTTGTTTCCTGGGGCAGCGGTTGTGCTTGGACTAACTATCCGGGTGTCTATGCTGAAGTTGCTTCACTCAAATCATGGATTTTGAACACCGCTGAGGAATTAAAAAgtcaataa